The Methylomonas montana genome has a window encoding:
- a CDS encoding L,D-transpeptidase family protein: MNQYATAHYLKKMAKSMPYLLPVLVLLYFFSQPASTDIPELSVNQAIQSLLASKQHPLLLQPDFSKHSEALTQLYLMNANQLIWLGEDRPFKNRGDALNILSNAADDGLNPVDYDAERMRGYLQHAESLPQSAVTELASYDVALSIALLHYLHDLHVGRIDPRDLNYPVQFGTKSAIDIVALLALHLQQQSLAELPLALAPKLAQYRQLKQVLADYRKLDLTAVSVELAFEKSLRPGAHDPQLPLLRQRLRNLGELSEADLAGMSESDSLYDPASIAAIQRLQQGQGLKADGIVGKQTVMVLNQPLAEKIALIELAMERLRWLPDLPDGPRIIVNIPAFQLWAFNSAEDQNPLNMKVIVGKAEANQTPMLWEDMKYLEFMPYWNIPKSIMDKEILPKLATDYAYLVAQDIELVERFADNGGEYLDNVVDGLKSGRVRARQRPGKKNPLGRVKFIFPNKADVYLHDTPSKTAFNRDRRDLSHGCVRVADAEKLAEFVLDGQEGWDLQAIREAMTATKTQRVSLKRSIPVLFFYTTAFVDQDNKPRFYPDIYGHDMLLQKVLNKSPGLSYKQPLMRRNATVSG, translated from the coding sequence ATGAATCAGTACGCAACCGCCCATTATCTTAAAAAAATGGCTAAATCCATGCCGTATTTATTACCGGTTTTGGTGTTGCTGTATTTTTTTTCGCAGCCGGCCAGCACGGATATTCCGGAACTTAGCGTCAACCAGGCGATTCAATCGCTGTTGGCAAGCAAACAGCATCCGCTATTGCTGCAGCCCGATTTTTCCAAGCACAGCGAAGCATTGACGCAGTTATATTTGATGAATGCCAACCAGCTGATTTGGCTGGGTGAGGATAGACCTTTCAAAAACCGGGGCGATGCGCTGAACATTTTAAGTAATGCCGCAGACGACGGTTTGAACCCTGTCGATTATGATGCCGAACGGATGCGCGGTTATTTACAGCATGCCGAGTCGCTGCCGCAAAGCGCGGTGACCGAATTGGCCTCTTACGATGTGGCACTATCCATAGCATTACTGCATTATCTCCACGATTTGCATGTCGGTCGGATTGACCCGCGCGATCTTAATTATCCAGTGCAGTTTGGCACCAAGTCGGCTATCGATATTGTTGCGCTGTTGGCGTTGCATCTTCAGCAACAAAGTCTTGCCGAATTGCCATTGGCGCTTGCGCCGAAACTCGCGCAATACCGGCAATTAAAACAGGTGCTGGCAGACTATCGCAAACTAGACCTGACGGCAGTCAGTGTGGAACTGGCGTTCGAGAAATCGCTACGCCCTGGTGCCCATGATCCACAGTTGCCCTTGTTGCGCCAGCGTTTGCGTAATTTGGGCGAACTCAGCGAGGCAGACCTGGCCGGGATGAGCGAGTCCGATAGCCTGTACGATCCGGCGTCGATAGCGGCCATTCAGCGTCTGCAGCAAGGGCAAGGCTTGAAGGCCGATGGGATCGTCGGCAAACAAACTGTCATGGTGTTGAACCAGCCGCTTGCGGAGAAAATCGCCCTGATCGAATTAGCGATGGAACGTTTGCGCTGGCTGCCTGATCTGCCGGACGGACCGCGGATTATCGTCAACATTCCGGCATTTCAGTTGTGGGCCTTCAATTCCGCAGAGGACCAAAATCCGCTGAATATGAAAGTCATCGTCGGCAAAGCCGAGGCCAATCAGACGCCCATGTTATGGGAGGACATGAAATATCTGGAGTTCATGCCGTATTGGAATATCCCGAAAAGCATCATGGACAAGGAGATTTTGCCAAAACTGGCGACCGATTATGCTTATCTGGTCGCTCAGGATATCGAACTGGTGGAACGCTTCGCCGATAACGGTGGAGAGTATCTGGATAATGTCGTCGATGGCCTGAAGAGCGGACGGGTGCGTGCCAGGCAACGGCCAGGCAAAAAAAATCCTTTGGGGCGAGTGAAGTTTATTTTTCCGAATAAGGCCGATGTCTATTTACACGATACCCCATCCAAAACTGCCTTTAACCGGGATCGTCGAGATCTCAGCCACGGTTGCGTGCGGGTGGCGGACGCGGAAAAGCTGGCGGAATTTGTACTCGACGGTCAAGAGGGCTGGGATCTACAAGCCATTCGAGAGGCAATGACCGCCACCAAAACTCAGCGGGTTAGTCTGAAACGGTCGATACCGGTATTGTTCTTCTATACCACGGCTTTTGTGGATCAGGATAACAAGCCGCGCTTTTATCCGGATATTTACGGCCATGATATGTTGCTGCAAAAAGTTCTGAACAAGTCGCCAGGATTGAGCTATAAGCAGCCGTTGATGCGTAGGAACGCTACGGTCAGCGGTTAG
- a CDS encoding YcbK family protein — translation MLQRILESHVGDDSDILLSRRRFIRHLACGTLLTLGSPSIVHAARGKFPSHKSLAFQNTHTGDKLKLTYFEKGRYIQGALREINFVLRDFRTGDVYPIDIELLDQLHDLKLALGINRPFHIISGYRSPYTNAQLHDQSAGVANNSLHMQGRAIDIRLEGFDTRRIRNAALVMRRGGVGYYAESDFVHLDTGKFRTW, via the coding sequence ATGTTGCAACGTATATTAGAAAGCCACGTCGGTGATGATAGCGATATCCTGCTATCCAGACGCCGATTTATCAGACATTTGGCCTGCGGCACGCTACTGACACTGGGATCACCCAGCATCGTGCATGCGGCGCGCGGTAAATTTCCCTCGCATAAATCCCTGGCGTTCCAAAATACCCATACCGGCGACAAATTAAAACTGACTTATTTTGAAAAAGGCCGTTATATCCAAGGTGCACTGCGGGAAATCAATTTTGTATTGCGTGATTTTCGTACCGGCGATGTGTATCCGATCGACATCGAGTTGCTAGACCAGTTGCATGATTTGAAGCTGGCTTTGGGCATCAATCGACCGTTCCATATCATTTCCGGCTATCGCTCGCCTTATACCAACGCCCAACTGCACGATCAAAGTGCCGGCGTTGCCAATAACAGCTTGCATATGCAAGGCAGAGCGATCGATATTCGTCTGGAAGGCTTCGATACCCGCCGCATCCGCAATGCCGCGTTGGTCATGCGCCGTGGTGGCGTCGGTTATTACGCGGAGTCCGATTTCGTTCATCTCGATACCGGCAAATTTCGGACTTGGTAA
- a CDS encoding DUF2905 domain-containing protein, with amino-acid sequence MEPSKALIGIGAVILLIGLVLNYAPWLINWFGKLPGDMRIQNKNSFVFIPITSMIVVSVLITLLANLFFRK; translated from the coding sequence ATGGAACCCAGCAAAGCACTGATCGGTATCGGCGCAGTGATCCTGTTGATCGGCTTGGTGTTGAACTACGCACCGTGGCTGATCAATTGGTTCGGCAAGCTGCCGGGCGATATGCGGATTCAGAACAAAAACAGCTTCGTGTTTATCCCGATCACCTCGATGATTGTGGTCAGCGTGTTGATCACGCTGCTGGCTAATTTATTTTTCCGAAAGTAA
- the hflK gene encoding FtsH protease activity modulator HflK yields the protein MNDPRPIFERLPESLPISPLAIAAIILVLVGATMSFYTIPAESEGIVLRFGKYIEKVPSGLHAKLPFGVDSVITVPTQRQQKLEFGFVTPGFTNIDQIGDEPALEKSMVTGDLNSALVEWIVQYRITDPEKYLFDVRDPGVTLRDISEAVMREVVGDRTVDEIITIGRQEIEETVLARARVLAERYQLGVSINQVQLKNVNPPEPVQPSFNEVNRAQQDRENVINLANGEYNKAVPRARGEADQKIRAAEGYRFKRINEAEGDVTAFNQVLEQYLKAPEVTRARIYLETMGDVLPQARQQIIVDDSVQQILPMLPFPSPAAGVAP from the coding sequence ATGAATGATCCCAGGCCCATCTTCGAGCGCTTGCCCGAATCGTTGCCGATCTCGCCGCTGGCGATAGCAGCCATCATCCTGGTATTGGTCGGGGCGACGATGTCGTTTTATACCATCCCGGCCGAGTCGGAAGGCATCGTATTGCGCTTTGGCAAATATATCGAGAAAGTCCCGTCCGGCCTGCACGCCAAGTTGCCGTTCGGCGTCGATAGCGTGATTACCGTGCCGACTCAGCGCCAGCAGAAACTGGAGTTCGGTTTTGTAACGCCCGGTTTCACCAATATCGATCAAATCGGCGACGAACCGGCCCTGGAAAAATCGATGGTGACCGGCGATCTGAATTCGGCGTTGGTGGAGTGGATCGTGCAATACCGGATCACCGACCCCGAGAAATATCTGTTTGATGTCCGCGATCCTGGTGTGACCTTGCGGGATATTTCCGAAGCGGTGATGCGGGAAGTGGTCGGCGATCGCACCGTCGATGAAATCATCACCATCGGCCGACAAGAAATCGAGGAAACGGTTTTGGCGCGCGCGCGGGTGTTGGCGGAACGCTATCAGCTCGGCGTGTCTATCAATCAGGTGCAGTTGAAAAACGTCAATCCGCCCGAGCCGGTGCAACCCTCTTTCAACGAAGTGAATCGGGCCCAGCAGGACCGCGAAAATGTAATCAATTTGGCTAACGGCGAATACAACAAAGCCGTGCCTCGGGCGCGCGGCGAAGCCGATCAGAAAATCCGCGCCGCCGAAGGTTATCGGTTCAAGCGGATTAACGAAGCGGAGGGCGATGTGACGGCCTTCAATCAGGTGTTGGAGCAATATTTGAAAGCCCCGGAGGTGACTCGCGCGCGGATTTATCTGGAAACCATGGGCGACGTATTGCCGCAAGCCCGCCAGCAGATTATCGTCGACGATAGCGTGCAGCAGATTTTGCCGATGCTGCCGTTTCCAAGCCCAGCAGCGGGGGTGGCGCCATGA
- a CDS encoding rubredoxin, whose product MSDYQKYHCQECEHIYDEAEGDPDSGIAPGTRWADIPDDWDCPICGAPKSFFKLLEY is encoded by the coding sequence ATGAGCGATTACCAGAAATACCACTGCCAGGAATGCGAACACATTTACGACGAAGCCGAGGGCGACCCGGACAGCGGCATCGCGCCCGGCACCCGCTGGGCAGACATCCCGGACGATTGGGATTGTCCGATCTGCGGCGCGCCGAAAAGCTTTTTCAAGCTGCTGGAATATTGA
- a CDS encoding O-acetyl-ADP-ribose deacetylase, with amino-acid sequence MTHSISAIQADITELALDAIVNAANASLLGGGGVDGAIHRKAGPALLAECRLLGGCQTGQAKLTQGHDLPAKYIIHTVGPVWRGGRDNEAALLAACYQNSLGLAAAHRLNSVAFPCISTGIYGYPLAEAAEIAVDTVSAFLSGYDGRLEVIFCCFSEQALAAYRSLLAKR; translated from the coding sequence ATGACTCATTCGATTTCGGCGATCCAGGCCGATATTACCGAATTAGCGCTCGACGCCATCGTCAACGCCGCCAATGCCTCGCTACTGGGCGGCGGTGGCGTGGATGGCGCGATTCACCGCAAGGCTGGGCCGGCATTGCTGGCCGAATGCCGCTTATTGGGCGGTTGTCAGACAGGGCAGGCCAAGCTCACTCAAGGCCACGATTTGCCGGCCAAATACATCATTCATACGGTAGGGCCGGTATGGCGGGGCGGGCGAGACAACGAAGCCGCATTGCTGGCGGCTTGTTACCAAAATTCGCTGGGTCTGGCCGCCGCGCATCGATTGAATAGTGTGGCTTTTCCGTGCATCAGCACCGGCATCTATGGCTATCCGTTGGCCGAGGCCGCCGAGATTGCGGTGGATACGGTTAGTGCGTTCTTAAGCGGATACGATGGACGGCTGGAAGTGATTTTCTGCTGTTTTTCCGAACAGGCGCTTGCGGCATATCGGTCATTATTGGCCAAGCGTTGA
- a CDS encoding YqiA/YcfP family alpha/beta fold hydrolase, whose product MTKLVIYNHGKDSIPWGEKPLALAEVAKRQGFEFISPDYQASNDPDWRVQQLLALDVTGYDTIVLVGSSMGAYVSTVAAEIIKPRGLFLIAPAFYLPGYARTEFSPSTANIEVFHGWQDDVVQPENAWRFCREHRARLHMFDADHRLLSILPQMVTAFERFLGDCAG is encoded by the coding sequence ATGACCAAACTGGTGATATATAACCACGGCAAAGACAGCATTCCTTGGGGCGAAAAACCCTTGGCTCTAGCCGAAGTCGCTAAACGCCAAGGCTTTGAATTCATCAGCCCGGATTACCAGGCTAGCAACGATCCGGATTGGCGGGTGCAACAGTTATTGGCTTTGGATGTAACGGGATATGACACGATAGTCTTGGTGGGTTCCAGTATGGGGGCTTATGTTTCGACGGTCGCCGCCGAGATCATCAAGCCGCGCGGGCTGTTTCTGATTGCCCCGGCCTTTTATTTGCCGGGTTACGCCCGAACCGAATTCAGCCCATCGACCGCCAATATCGAGGTGTTTCATGGTTGGCAAGACGATGTGGTGCAGCCGGAAAACGCCTGGCGCTTCTGCCGTGAGCATCGCGCTCGTCTGCATATGTTCGACGCCGACCACCGCTTATTGAGCATATTGCCGCAGATGGTGACGGCTTTCGAACGATTTCTCGGCGATTGCGCCGGCTAG
- a CDS encoding bifunctional diguanylate cyclase/phosphodiesterase — MKCPHHFSRISRSLWLTAVTFVVFAIVFIVYVRAEKQIDRANELRLQSHLLIDELRQSSEDLSLMVRSYVVTGDPVYKQYFQNILDIRDGKKPRPIDYHDIYWDLVLADGLPPRPDSGQIVALLELMRRSEFTEQEFAKMAEAKANSDALTGTEYQAMALVESGAPTEDARAKANMLLQDQSYHRAKAKIMGPISEAYQMVDSRTLRAVHAKENVAGWLRGLFVAFGAMLLLMLRRAYRALHTTLGASVDDLHSHIARLGSGDFSEKMPVGKGSENSVMAWLSETRLNLARLDAEHRDAEAKNRRLTQLYAALSQCNQAIVRCNNEAELFPQICLDAVIFGGMKMAWIGMLDESSRSIKPVAFYGYGTEYLDGIQISVDENLPIGRGPTGTAVREDRAFWCQDFQHDSSTEAWRERGAKFGWKASASLPLHRNGVPVGSFTLYASIVDAFDEAARNLLVEMAMDIDHALKGFEREQERLQAQQTESFRMFMLERINGSMPLMKILEEVVEELEVILVGSLCSILLLDAAGEHLRLGAAPSLPDFYNRAIDGARIGAGVGSCGNTAFTGKRTIVDNIAQHPYWESYKLLAEQAGLSACWSEPIRAADGTILGTFAIYQRQPSSPDMYALRLLEMAAHLVALAIERKQAEEHIYHLANYDPLTGLPNRGQLNDHLKYALSLAKRSNGHLTLMFLDLDHFKDINDTLGHSVGDALLVELAKRLRLVLRDEDTLTRLGGDEFIFLLPGTNAQGAAYVAQKLLDTIAEPYRIENYDLTLTASIGIALYPEDGEDLETLSKSADTAMYRAKLAGRHGYRFFAPEMHARSARNLQLVNALRQAIDRDQLFLFYQPQIAMQSGQVIGAEALLRWRHPELGLVSPGEFIPVAEESGLILPIGEWVLRTAVRQAKNWMDRGFEPLIMAVNLSAVQFGHPSLPDLITRVLDEEGVPPEYLELELTEGVAMQDPEGAIAVMNNLHQLGIRMSIDDFGTGYSSLNYLKKFKVYKLKIDQSFVRDICTDAEDKAIVAAVIGLAGSLGLRTIAEGVETAEQQDFLREQGCDEMQGYLFGKPVPSAQFEMFLTPSSAGIEGLPIHESPLS, encoded by the coding sequence ATGAAGTGTCCTCATCATTTTTCCCGGATTTCTCGCAGCCTTTGGTTGACGGCGGTTACGTTTGTCGTATTCGCGATCGTGTTTATCGTTTATGTCCGTGCGGAAAAGCAGATAGATCGTGCTAACGAATTGCGGTTGCAATCGCATCTATTGATCGACGAATTACGCCAATCGTCGGAGGATCTCTCGTTGATGGTGCGCAGCTATGTTGTCACCGGCGACCCAGTCTATAAACAATACTTTCAGAACATTCTTGATATACGCGATGGCAAGAAACCGCGGCCTATCGATTACCACGACATATACTGGGATCTCGTGTTGGCGGACGGACTACCGCCGCGTCCGGATAGCGGACAGATCGTAGCGTTGCTGGAGTTGATGCGGAGATCGGAATTTACCGAGCAAGAATTCGCGAAAATGGCGGAGGCCAAGGCTAATTCCGATGCATTGACCGGCACCGAATATCAGGCGATGGCATTGGTTGAATCCGGCGCGCCTACAGAGGATGCACGCGCCAAGGCCAACATGTTGTTGCAGGACCAGAGCTACCATCGGGCTAAAGCAAAGATCATGGGGCCAATCAGCGAAGCCTATCAAATGGTGGATAGCCGCACACTGAGGGCCGTGCATGCGAAAGAAAATGTTGCTGGGTGGTTGCGGGGGCTATTCGTTGCGTTTGGCGCGATGTTGTTATTGATGCTGCGCCGAGCTTACCGGGCCCTGCACACGACCTTGGGCGCGTCAGTGGATGATCTGCATAGTCATATAGCGCGTCTTGGTAGCGGAGATTTTTCCGAGAAGATGCCGGTCGGTAAAGGATCGGAAAACAGCGTTATGGCTTGGCTGTCGGAAACACGGCTAAACCTGGCCCGACTCGATGCCGAGCATCGGGATGCGGAAGCGAAAAACCGACGACTGACTCAGCTCTATGCGGCCTTGAGCCAATGCAATCAGGCCATCGTCCGCTGTAATAACGAAGCAGAGTTGTTTCCACAAATCTGCCTCGATGCCGTGATTTTCGGCGGGATGAAAATGGCTTGGATAGGGATGTTGGACGAATCCAGCCGATCGATCAAACCAGTGGCTTTTTACGGCTATGGCACGGAATATCTGGACGGTATTCAAATATCGGTAGATGAAAATCTGCCTATTGGACGCGGGCCGACCGGCACTGCGGTACGCGAAGACAGAGCTTTCTGGTGCCAGGATTTTCAACATGACTCCAGCACCGAAGCTTGGCGTGAACGCGGCGCAAAATTCGGCTGGAAAGCGTCCGCCTCGTTGCCTTTACATCGAAACGGCGTTCCGGTGGGGTCTTTCACGCTTTACGCCTCGATAGTTGACGCGTTCGACGAAGCTGCACGAAATTTGCTGGTGGAAATGGCGATGGATATCGACCATGCCTTGAAGGGATTCGAACGAGAGCAGGAACGTCTCCAGGCGCAACAAACGGAAAGCTTTCGGATGTTTATGCTCGAGCGCATCAACGGCAGTATGCCGTTGATGAAGATTCTGGAAGAGGTGGTGGAAGAACTCGAGGTTATTCTGGTAGGCAGCCTCTGTTCCATATTGCTATTGGATGCTGCCGGCGAACATTTGCGGCTGGGTGCGGCGCCCAGTTTGCCGGATTTTTACAATCGGGCAATTGACGGCGCGCGAATTGGTGCTGGCGTGGGTTCCTGTGGCAATACCGCTTTTACCGGTAAACGAACCATCGTCGACAATATAGCGCAGCATCCTTACTGGGAATCCTATAAGTTGCTTGCCGAACAAGCTGGATTGAGTGCCTGTTGGTCGGAACCGATACGCGCGGCTGACGGGACAATACTCGGTACATTCGCCATATATCAGCGCCAACCGTCTTCGCCCGATATGTACGCCCTGCGTTTGCTGGAAATGGCGGCCCATCTAGTTGCCTTGGCAATCGAGCGCAAACAGGCCGAGGAGCATATTTATCATTTGGCTAATTACGACCCGCTGACGGGCTTGCCGAATCGCGGTCAATTGAACGACCACCTCAAATATGCGCTCAGTTTGGCGAAGCGCAGTAATGGCCACTTGACGCTGATGTTTCTGGATTTGGACCACTTCAAGGACATTAACGATACGCTGGGTCATAGCGTCGGCGATGCCTTGCTGGTGGAGTTGGCCAAGCGCTTGCGTTTAGTGTTGCGCGACGAAGACACTTTGACGCGCTTGGGTGGCGACGAATTCATTTTCTTGCTGCCCGGTACCAATGCCCAGGGCGCCGCTTATGTCGCTCAAAAATTGTTGGATACCATCGCCGAACCTTATCGGATAGAGAATTACGATTTAACCTTAACCGCCTCTATCGGCATCGCTCTCTATCCCGAGGATGGTGAAGATCTGGAAACCCTTTCCAAAAGCGCCGATACCGCGATGTATCGCGCCAAATTAGCAGGTCGGCATGGCTATCGTTTCTTTGCCCCGGAAATGCATGCCCGTTCGGCCCGTAATTTGCAGTTAGTCAATGCTCTACGTCAGGCAATAGATCGTGATCAATTATTTTTGTTTTACCAGCCCCAAATAGCGATGCAAAGTGGGCAAGTAATAGGCGCTGAGGCTTTGTTACGTTGGCGGCATCCGGAGCTTGGTCTGGTGTCGCCTGGGGAATTTATCCCGGTCGCCGAGGAAAGCGGATTAATTCTGCCGATCGGCGAATGGGTATTGAGAACCGCGGTGCGGCAAGCCAAAAACTGGATGGACCGCGGTTTCGAGCCATTGATTATGGCGGTTAATCTGTCGGCGGTACAATTCGGCCATCCCTCGCTGCCGGATTTAATTACACGTGTGCTTGATGAAGAGGGCGTACCACCCGAATATCTGGAATTGGAGTTAACCGAGGGCGTAGCAATGCAAGATCCGGAAGGTGCTATTGCCGTGATGAACAATCTGCATCAGTTGGGTATTCGGATGTCCATCGACGATTTCGGCACGGGCTATTCTTCGTTGAATTACCTGAAGAAATTTAAAGTTTATAAACTTAAAATCGATCAATCCTTTGTGCGCGACATCTGCACCGATGCGGAAGACAAGGCTATCGTGGCCGCCGTGATCGGTTTAGCCGGCAGCCTGGGTTTGCGTACCATCGCCGAAGGCGTGGAAACCGCCGAGCAACAAGATTTCTTGCGCGAACAGGGCTGTGACGAGATGCAAGGTTACCTGTTTGGCAAGCCGGTGCCGAGCGCGCAGTTTGAAATGTTCTTGACGCCGTCCAGTGCCGGTATCGAAGGATTGCCTATTCACGAGTCGCCGCTATCGTAG
- a CDS encoding ABC-F family ATPase — protein MISTANITMQFGAKPLFENVSVKFGNGNRYGLIGANGCGKSTFMKILSGDLEPSAGNVSIDANERLGILRQNQFAYEEQRVLDVVMMGHAEMWAAMSERDAIYANLEASEDDYMRAAELESVFAEYDGYTAEARAGELLLGLDIPLDQHNGPMSAVAPGWKLRVLLAQALFANPDIMLLDEPTNNLDINTIRWLENVLNERNSTMIIISHDRHFLNSVCTHMADLDYGELRVYPGNYDDYMTAVTQVREQLVAGNAKKKAQIAELQTFVARFSANASKAKQATSRARQLEKIKLDEIKPSSRVNPFIRFDQTKKLYRLALEAKDLAKGYGAEPLFKNLNMMIAVGERVAVIGPNGIGKSTLLKTLVGDLTPDSGEVKWSENAEVGYFAQDHAEDFAEDMSLINWMGQWRKESDDDQTIRGTLGRLLFSQDEINKSVKVISGGEQGRMLFGKLILQKNNVMVMDEPTNHLDMESIESLNAALESYPGTLIFVSHDREFVSSLATRIIELTPNGIVDFSGNYEDYLNSQDIA, from the coding sequence TTGATTTCTACCGCTAATATCACCATGCAATTCGGGGCCAAGCCCTTGTTTGAAAACGTTTCCGTCAAGTTCGGCAACGGCAACCGTTACGGCCTGATCGGCGCCAACGGCTGCGGCAAGTCGACCTTTATGAAAATCCTCAGCGGCGACCTGGAACCCTCCGCGGGCAACGTCAGCATCGACGCCAACGAGCGCCTGGGTATCTTGCGCCAGAATCAATTCGCTTACGAAGAGCAACGGGTGCTGGATGTGGTGATGATGGGACACGCCGAGATGTGGGCGGCCATGTCGGAACGCGACGCCATTTACGCCAATCTGGAAGCTAGCGAAGACGATTATATGCGTGCCGCCGAGTTGGAATCGGTGTTTGCGGAATATGATGGTTATACCGCCGAAGCCCGGGCCGGCGAATTATTGTTGGGTTTGGACATTCCTTTGGATCAACATAACGGTCCGATGAGCGCGGTGGCGCCGGGCTGGAAATTGCGGGTCTTGCTGGCGCAAGCCTTGTTTGCCAACCCGGACATCATGCTGCTGGACGAGCCGACCAACAACCTGGATATCAACACCATCCGCTGGCTGGAAAACGTGCTAAACGAGCGCAATTCGACGATGATCATCATCTCGCATGATCGGCATTTTCTGAATAGCGTCTGTACGCATATGGCCGATCTGGATTACGGCGAACTGCGGGTGTATCCGGGCAATTACGACGATTACATGACCGCCGTGACCCAAGTCCGCGAGCAATTAGTGGCCGGCAACGCCAAGAAAAAAGCTCAGATTGCCGAGTTACAAACCTTCGTGGCGCGTTTCTCGGCCAATGCTTCCAAGGCCAAGCAAGCCACTTCGCGGGCGAGGCAATTGGAGAAAATCAAACTCGACGAAATCAAACCGTCTAGCCGGGTCAATCCGTTCATCCGTTTCGACCAAACCAAAAAACTGTATCGCCTGGCCTTGGAAGCCAAGGATTTAGCCAAGGGTTATGGCGCGGAGCCTCTGTTCAAGAATTTGAACATGATGATCGCGGTCGGCGAGCGGGTAGCGGTGATCGGCCCCAACGGTATCGGTAAATCCACCTTATTGAAAACCTTGGTCGGCGATTTGACGCCGGACAGCGGCGAAGTGAAATGGTCGGAAAATGCCGAAGTCGGCTATTTCGCGCAGGACCATGCCGAGGATTTTGCCGAGGATATGTCGCTGATTAACTGGATGGGCCAGTGGCGCAAGGAGTCGGACGACGATCAGACCATCCGCGGCACGCTGGGGCGTTTATTATTTTCGCAGGACGAGATCAATAAATCCGTGAAAGTGATTTCCGGCGGCGAGCAAGGCCGGATGTTGTTCGGCAAATTGATTCTGCAAAAAAACAATGTGATGGTGATGGACGAACCAACCAACCATTTGGATATGGAATCGATAGAATCGCTGAATGCGGCGTTGGAAAGCTATCCCGGCACGCTGATTTTCGTCAGCCACGACCGCGAGTTCGTTTCATCGCTGGCCACCCGGATCATCGAATTAACCCCGAACGGCATCGTCGATTTCAGCGGTAATTACGAGGATTATTTGAACAGTCAGGACATTGCTTAA
- the hflC gene encoding protease modulator HflC, with the protein MSLSIRAWLLVVVVAFLLLQSVFTVKQTEQVIITQFGKPVGEPITSPGLHFKIPFTQQINSFDKRYLAWDGPMVEMSTKDKTYVQVDTFARWRITDPMQYYLRLRDERSAQSRLEDILGSETRTAIARHELIEVVRSDKDRKPLQDDSLGPLAGEGTIGVLRPIRVGRAAIEKDVFDAAAPKLAEFGVELLDVRFKRINYNHQVLERIHQRMISERLQIAQRFRSEGEGEAARINGNKERDLNEIESTAYKRVQEIQGEADAKATEIYAKAYGQKPESAEFYKFLKSMETYRKVIDGDATIVLSTNSDLFELLKRVEQKNR; encoded by the coding sequence ATGAGTTTATCCATAAGAGCTTGGTTGTTGGTCGTGGTCGTAGCATTTTTGCTGCTGCAATCGGTCTTTACCGTCAAGCAAACCGAACAAGTCATCATCACCCAATTCGGCAAGCCGGTCGGCGAGCCGATCACCAGCCCCGGTCTGCATTTCAAAATTCCGTTTACCCAGCAAATCAATAGCTTCGACAAACGCTATCTGGCCTGGGATGGGCCGATGGTGGAGATGTCAACCAAGGATAAAACCTATGTGCAAGTCGATACTTTTGCCCGTTGGCGAATTACCGATCCGATGCAATATTATTTGCGCTTGCGTGACGAACGTAGCGCGCAATCGCGTTTGGAAGATATTTTAGGCAGCGAAACCCGCACCGCAATCGCTCGCCACGAGCTAATCGAAGTAGTACGTTCGGATAAGGACCGAAAACCCTTGCAGGACGACAGTCTGGGGCCGTTGGCGGGAGAGGGCACGATAGGCGTATTGCGGCCAATCCGGGTCGGCCGGGCCGCGATTGAAAAAGATGTGTTCGACGCGGCCGCGCCAAAACTAGCCGAGTTTGGCGTGGAATTGCTGGATGTGCGCTTCAAACGCATCAATTACAACCATCAGGTATTGGAACGAATCCATCAGCGCATGATTAGCGAGCGTTTGCAGATTGCCCAGCGCTTCCGTTCGGAAGGCGAGGGCGAGGCGGCGCGGATCAACGGTAACAAGGAGCGCGATCTCAACGAAATCGAATCCACCGCCTACAAACGAGTCCAGGAAATTCAGGGCGAGGCGGATGCCAAGGCTACCGAAATTTACGCCAAGGCTTATGGGCAAAAACCCGAGTCTGCCGAGTTTTATAAGTTTTTGAAGAGTATGGAAACTTACCGCAAGGTGATCGACGGCGATGCCACTATCGTGCTGTCCACCAACAGCGATTTGTTCGAGCTGTTGAAGCGAGTGGAGCAGAAGAATCGTTAA